The Alkalihalobacillus sp. LMS6 genomic interval CTAAGTTCTCTCCTATTTCAATCCACTCACGATCGTCTGGTTCACCTGGCTGTGGATAATTCGCTCCGACTTCTTCATACACGCGCACATAATCCACAAGGACTTCACCCGGAAATTCGGTTGTCGCGTCTGGCTCACCACCATACCAGCCACCAACGGCTAAATTCAAAATTAGAAAGAATTCTTGATCAAACGGTGCTGGATACTCGCCGTTATCGGAATGCCAATCCGTTAATCTTGTATACAAATTTCCGTTTACATACCAGCGAAGTTCCCCTGGCTCCCATTCTACGCTATATACATTAAAGTCTGTGGTGAACTGCCCTTCTGGAAAACGATAGGCCCCACCTGAATATTGATTGTTCGGCCATTGACCACCGTAATGAATCGCAGCCCCCACTTCGTCGGTTTCAGAGCCACGGTTTTCCATAATATCAATTTCCCCAGATAACGCCCATCCACCGTAACTATCTTCTTCAGGCATCATCCAAAAAGCGGGCCAGTACCCTTGTCCTTCTGGTAGCTTCATTCGTGCTTCAAATTTTCCGTATGCTTGGCTGAATAAGCCATTCGTTTGCACTTTACCTGACGTAAAGTCATACGTCCCGTGCTCATCCGTAACCGTTTCTTCCTCAGCACGAAGAACAAGATTTCCGTCTCTTAGTTCAACATTCTCTTCTTGATAGTATTGGGATTCATTGTTCCCCCATCCAGGAAAGTAGTCGCCTCCTGAATAAAACCCATTGCCCGTGTCAATATTCCATTTAGAGCGGTCTAGTTCCGATCCTTCAAACTCATCATTCCAGACCATTTCCCACTCTCTGTCGGGTTCGTTATCGCCAATCCCACCAATTCTTTGAATGGATACATTATCTAATGTGATTGTATGTGGGCGATTTTCTGTCTGGTTTTCCCCATTTTGAACATTCCCTAATAAAAACATCAGCTGTACCTCGCTTTCCTGAAACAAGGAAAACTCGATTCGTTTCGTATCCGTATTCGTATCGACATCAAAAGCATGTTTCGGATTGTTGGACAAGCCATTAAGCTCCACTTCAATCGGACGCGCCATTGTTGAAGACACATCAAAGCTCAATTCATAAACACTTCCACCTGCAAGAGAGATCCCCTCTTGAAACAATTGATTCGACCAGCTAATGGGGATGTTCCAATCAGGATGCATCCCGGCAATCTGATGAATCTCCATTTTCCCTGCTTCATT includes:
- a CDS encoding family 16 glycosylhydrolase; this translates as MKRKWLIVFLVVLLFIPTAASSNTQASTLFNTLYLVEEEGERALSSVQGTGLKADTIRANGEGNVYAIQNLSGSYDGSGTAVADLFLNGTAVGIGIDARVSYDFNGDGQWDRVEETDLIATDGVLEEGSYEQFTRELVHVEGDAYRAFENGRVEIEVSMRFGNGDAEIKVNAAELASNLQLPYQLEQDRVESPNTGENFVRNGDFSEGTEHWDTWDGEGGQSTFSVENEAGKMEIHQIAGMHPDWNIPISWSNQLFQEGISLAGGSVYELSFDVSSTMARPIEVELNGLSNNPKHAFDVDTNTDTKRIEFSLFQESEVQLMFLLGNVQNGENQTENRPHTITLDNVSIQRIGGIGDNEPDREWEMVWNDEFEGSELDRSKWNIDTGNGFYSGGDYFPGWGNNESQYYQEENVELRDGNLVLRAEEETVTDEHGTYDFTSGKVQTNGLFSQAYGKFEARMKLPEGQGYWPAFWMMPEEDSYGGWALSGEIDIMENRGSETDEVGAAIHYGGQWPNNQYSGGAYRFPEGQFTTDFNVYSVEWEPGELRWYVNGNLYTRLTDWHSDNGEYPAPFDQEFFLILNLAVGGWYGGEPDATTEFPGEVLVDYVRVYEEVGANYPQPGEPDDREWIEIGENLVRDGAFTETTELGTPDQLSDTWNIHNQGWYEGWAGLADFSIEQETLRTTVQQVGWEWWHIQLFQNLEVPEGVYKLAFDMRSDSPRFLNTELVGSQSGVNRHSIGTEMETHEAIVEVDENGDYSLMFGFGRRAGDAQLAVPYEMELDNVRLVEVEEVE